A stretch of Labrus mixtus chromosome 7, fLabMix1.1, whole genome shotgun sequence DNA encodes these proteins:
- the znf362a gene encoding zinc finger protein 362a yields the protein MAEPRFNNPYFWPPPPAMPSQLDNLVLINKIKEQLMAEKIRGPHLPSASAPSSQQPLLHSQVDSGQHGMSKAQQMPVLHSPSQPDIALHARPASSSVTGRILGDVNLNLDDKAAIKARGLWEDWHLRQLIDHPARTNHVSGVALASRTGNLNTSEIITPTTPTSSSHSRLGGAPTPHLISGLACSHGMEPGKNNGGLVGLLGPPPKEERGRKKIKAENGSSLLVVPYPILASGHDQSCVSITTKEGKTYRCKMCPLTFFSKSDMQIHSKTHTEAKAHKCPHCTKSFANASYLAQHLRIHLGLKPYRCSYCERCFRQLSHLQQHTRIHTGERPYKCAHPGCEKAFTQLSNLQSHQRQHNKDKPFKCSNCYRAYSDSASLQIHLSAHAIKNAKAYCCSMCGRAYTSETYLMKHMSKHTLVEHVVSHHSPLHRTESPTIPIRISLI from the exons ATGGCTGAACCTCGCTTTAACAATCCCTATTTCTGGCCTCCGCCTCCTGCCATGCCCAGCCAG CTGGATAACCTAGTCTTGATCAATAAAATCAAGGAGCAGCTGATGGCAGAGAAGATCAGAGGGCCACATCTGCCTTCTGCCTCAGCCCCCTCCTCCCAGCAGCCCTTACTACACAGCCAGGTGGACAGCGGCCAGCACGGGATGTCCAAAGCTCAGCAGATGCCTGTTCTCCATAGCCCGTCTCAGCCTGACATCGCCCTGCACGCACGCCCCGCCTCCAGCTCCGTCACAG gtcgTATTCTGGGGGATGTCAATTTGAATCTAGATGATAAGGCAGCTATCAAAGCCAGAGGATTATGGGAAGACTGGCATCTGCGTCAACTGATCGACCATCCCGCCAGGACGAACCATGTCTCAG GTGTGGCGCTGGCGTCCAGAACAGGCAACCTCAACACCTCAGAGATCATCACCCCTACCACCCCCACCTCAAGCAGCCACAGTCGGCTGGGCGGAGCCCCCACACCTCACCTCATCTCAGGGTTAGCCTGCAGCCACGGCATGGAGCCTGGAAAAAACAACGGAGGCCTGGTGGGACTCCTCGGCCCTCCTCCAAAGGAGGAACGAGGGAGAAAGAAGATTAAAGCAGAGAACGGGTCTTCACTGTTGGTGGTGCCCTACCCGATACTAGCCTCAGGCCACGACCAGTCCTGTGTCTCCATCACCACCAAAGAAGGGAAAACCTACAG GTGTAAAATGTGTCCGCTGACCTTCTTCTCCAAGTCAGACATGCAGATTCACTCTAAAACCCACACCGAGGCGAAGGCTCACAAGTGTCCTCACTGCACCAAATCCTTCGCTAACGCATCTTACCTGGCCCAGCACCTGCGCATACACCTTGGCCTCAAACCTTACCGCTGCTCGTACTGCGAGAGGTGTTTCCGACAGCTCTCCCATCTGCAGCAGCACACCAG aatcCACACAGGAGAACGCCCTTATAAATGTGCCCATCCTGGATGTGAAAAAGCTTTTACTCAGTTGTCtaatctgcag TCTCACCAGCGGCAGCACAACAAGGACAAGCCCTTCAAATGTTCCAACTGTTACCGTGCCTACTCAGACTCTGCCTCGCTGCAGATCCACCTGTCTGCACATGCCATCAAAAACGCCAAGGCCTACTGCTGCAGCATGTGCGGCCGGGCATACACCTCA gAGACATACCTTATGAAGCACatgtccaaacacacactggtgGAACATGTTGTGTCCCATCACTCCCCTCTGCACAGGACAGAGTCTCCCACCATCCCTATAAGGATCTCTCTCATCTGA
- the LOC132978086 gene encoding uncharacterized protein LOC132978086, with protein MDGVLEGAAVLCACKLVCSLLSLPSLATSHSPLSFCCCCLLIFTDFLVTAFLSFLCIFKSWLTDQTTLGNVIALRFLLFLSHTYGVVLLLTAPLIAVETLNRLLRPSSDRERCDVGEETVKEDTGKGKRFSHVVSYLCCLSVWVVVALNVSWRWKLEEVWTDVCLHTTNSLIRCLPNLFSPMPSSVNPCWSMAFLCFLMLVIATSMSLCGGHQAPAWTENEKHRGNICVRNSSDSCSQDLVLVPSECVNPGKSARCVDPEKTESSCISHRAYSWNSVQMSMSPHRDFVLIPPDFISAGKGGQEPGRTKRGILLTFIAKDHVNWEYGSQFWRGQWGFPCLGVNVIIGFVCVLSICVLPLILSVNILLVRTIETLLELSIKSLVSSAENKNSTSILHNETLI; from the exons aTGGATGGGGTGTTGGAAGGAGCAGCGGTGTTGTGTGCATGCAAACTGGTCTGCAGTCTGCTCTCCTTGCCCTCACTGGCTACTTCCCACAGTCCTCtcagcttctgctgctgctgcctcctcaTCTTCACGGACTTCCTGGTCACAG CTTTTCTGAGTTTCCTTTGCATCTTTAAGTCCTGGCTGACTGATCAGACCACACTGGGTAATGTCATTGCCCTGCGCTTCCTGCTCTTTCTCAGCCACACATACGGTGTGGTGCTGCTCCTGACAGCACCCTTGATCGCTGTGGAGACCCTGAACAGACTGCTTCGGCCTAGCTCAGATAGAGAACGTTGCGATGTCGGGGAAGAAACTGTGAAGGAGGACACAGGCAAAGGAAAGAGGTTTTCTCATGTTGTCAGCTACCTCTGCTGCCTTTCAGTGTGGGTCGTTGTAGCCCTCAACGTCAGCTGGAGATGGAAGCTGGAGGAAGTGTGGACTGATGTATGTTTGCACACAACCAACTCTCTCATCAGGTGTTTGCCCAACCTTTTCAGCCCCATGCCCAGCTCTGTGAATCCCTGCTGGAGCATGGCCTTCCTCTGCTTTCTTATGCTCGTCATCGCCACCAGCATGAGCTTGTGCGGTGGACACCAAGCTCCTGCATGGACGGAAAAcgaaaaacacagaggaaacatttgcGTTAGAAATAGCAGTGACAGTTGCTCACAAGACCTCGTTCTAGTTCCCTCTGAGTGTGTGAACCCTGGGAAGTCAGCACGGTGTGTTGAcccagagaaaacagagagcagcTGCATTAGTCACAGAGCGTATTCGTGGAATAGTGTGCAGATGTCAATGAGTCCCCATAGAGACTTTGTCCTCATCCCACCTGATTTTATATCTGCAGGGAAGGGAGGACAGGAGCCTGGAAGGACAAAGAGAGGTATACTTCTGACATTTATAGCAAAAGACCACGTGAACTGGGAATACGGGAGCCAGTTTTGGAGGGGACAATGGGGTTTTCCCTGCCTGGGGGTAAATGTAATTatagggtttgtgtgtgtgctttccaTCTGTGTACTTCCTCTAATACTCAGCGTGAACATTCTTCTGGTCAGAACTATTGAGACTCTGCTGGAGCTATCTATCAAATCGTTAGTTtcatctgcagaaaacaaaaacagcacatcCATCTTGCACAATGAAACACTTATATAA